A section of the Bradyrhizobium oligotrophicum S58 genome encodes:
- a CDS encoding ABC transporter ATP-binding protein, which produces MTSFPRPALDLRNLQTEFRIGGRWYPAVRNVSVSLMPNETLAVVGESGSGKSVTALSILRLLPRAGARIQGGEVLFEGQDLVTLSERDMSSIRGNSIAMIFQEPMTSLNPTMTVGDQIAEAILIHRGGSRMKAKAEALRLLTEVKIPSPKSRLDEYPHQFSGGMRQRVMIAMALACHPRVLLADEPTTALDVTIQAQVLTQLEELKQAYGMSMLFITHNLGVVAQIADRVAVMYAGEIVELAAVDALFAKPMHPYTAALLRAMPRADRGNESLEPIPGSVPGLSAVPTGCAYAPRCPFKDRSCTELHPELVSSGDPGHLVRCPVRPVGGVH; this is translated from the coding sequence ATGACGTCGTTTCCCAGGCCAGCTCTCGACCTGCGCAATCTACAGACCGAATTCCGAATCGGCGGCCGCTGGTATCCGGCCGTCCGGAACGTCTCGGTCTCACTGATGCCCAATGAGACGCTCGCGGTCGTGGGCGAGTCGGGCAGTGGCAAGAGCGTCACGGCCCTGTCTATCCTACGATTGCTTCCACGTGCCGGTGCTCGCATCCAGGGCGGAGAGGTGCTGTTCGAGGGCCAGGATCTGGTGACATTGTCCGAACGGGACATGAGCTCCATCCGGGGAAATTCGATTGCGATGATCTTCCAGGAGCCGATGACGAGCCTCAATCCGACCATGACGGTGGGAGACCAGATCGCGGAGGCGATCCTCATTCATCGTGGAGGATCGCGTATGAAGGCCAAGGCTGAGGCGCTTCGGCTCTTGACAGAGGTCAAGATTCCGTCGCCGAAGAGCCGGCTGGATGAGTATCCGCATCAATTTTCGGGAGGGATGCGCCAACGCGTCATGATTGCCATGGCACTCGCCTGCCATCCGAGGGTTCTTCTGGCCGATGAGCCGACGACGGCACTCGATGTGACGATCCAGGCGCAGGTGCTGACCCAACTCGAAGAGCTCAAACAGGCCTACGGAATGTCGATGCTGTTCATCACGCATAATCTTGGCGTGGTTGCGCAGATCGCCGACCGTGTTGCCGTGATGTATGCGGGCGAGATTGTAGAGCTTGCGGCTGTCGACGCGCTGTTCGCAAAGCCCATGCATCCTTATACGGCGGCGCTGCTGCGCGCCATGCCGCGAGCTGACCGGGGCAACGAGAGCCTGGAGCCAATCCCCGGCAGCGTTCCCGGCTTGTCCGCTGTTCCAACAGGCTGCGCCTATGCGCCCCGCTGTCCCTTCAAGGACCGCAGCTGTACCGAACTGCACCCCGAGCTCGTATCATCAGGTGATCCCGGACATCTGGTGCGCTGTCCCGTCAGGCCGGTCGGAGGAGTGCATTGA
- a CDS encoding ABC transporter permease — translation MTIEVASVAVAQPSRLWVAFSRNPLFWLGALLLAVIIMVAVLAPLIAPHDPLEQNIVARLEPPSAEFLFGTDNYGRDVLSRLIYGARISLMVGFVAILIAMTIGCTIGIVAGYVGGALDQVVMGVLDVMLSFPALLLGLMIAAMLGASLQNLIIAIAITEIAPFARVARAPTIALKQQDFVIAGRALGFGPVRIMGVHILPNLISDVVVMSSLWMASAIRTEASLSFIGLGVPPPTPTWGSMIREGFDNILDSWWLAVFPSLAILLTVLALNLLGDALRDAIDPKLRGE, via the coding sequence ATGACGATCGAGGTTGCATCGGTTGCAGTGGCGCAGCCCAGTCGATTGTGGGTGGCCTTCTCCAGAAATCCCCTGTTCTGGCTAGGTGCGCTGCTCCTTGCGGTCATCATCATGGTGGCGGTGCTCGCGCCGCTGATCGCGCCTCATGACCCGCTGGAGCAGAATATTGTTGCCAGGCTCGAGCCGCCGTCAGCGGAGTTCCTGTTCGGAACGGACAATTATGGTCGAGATGTCCTGTCCCGTCTGATCTATGGCGCCCGCATCTCTCTCATGGTCGGTTTTGTCGCCATCCTGATTGCGATGACGATCGGCTGTACGATCGGAATCGTTGCGGGTTATGTCGGAGGAGCGCTGGATCAGGTCGTGATGGGCGTGCTCGATGTGATGCTCTCGTTTCCAGCTCTCCTGCTCGGCCTGATGATTGCAGCGATGCTCGGCGCCAGCCTTCAGAACCTGATCATTGCAATAGCAATCACGGAGATCGCACCGTTTGCGCGAGTTGCCCGTGCGCCAACGATTGCTTTGAAGCAGCAGGACTTCGTGATCGCCGGTCGAGCGCTTGGGTTCGGACCCGTCCGGATCATGGGGGTTCATATTCTCCCCAACCTCATCTCGGATGTGGTGGTGATGAGCTCGTTGTGGATGGCGTCCGCGATTCGCACGGAAGCATCCCTGAGCTTTATCGGGCTAGGAGTTCCGCCACCGACACCGACCTGGGGGAGCATGATCCGCGAAGGGTTCGACAACATCCTTGACTCCTGGTGGCTCGCGGTCTTCCCGAGCCTTGCGATCTTGTTGACCGTGCTCGCCCTCAATCTCCTGGGAGACGCTCTGCGAGATGCAATCGATCCAAAGCTGCGGGGAGAATAG
- a CDS encoding ABC transporter permease, giving the protein MISFTFKRLLLAIPTLLVMLTAIFVLVRLVPGDAASVILGDQATEASLRAMRARLGLDQPILVQYLHFLGEVLTGNLGQSLSSGRTVVQEVLLVLPSTIQLTLAAIVIGIVLGLPLGILAALGRNSWIDYVSRLVSLVGLSFPAFVSGILLLIVFAIHLGWFPVLTSDSTDPFERLRSLALPALNLGLILMAYVVRVTRSSMLGVLGEDYIRTARAKGVTPTRLVMRHALRNGLIPVVTVVGLYFGTLIGNSVLTEIIFNRPGLGKLIFGALNSRDYTLLEGLMIIFAICVIVVNTLTDITYGLIDPRVKYK; this is encoded by the coding sequence ATGATCAGCTTTACCTTTAAACGGCTGCTCCTGGCGATCCCCACCTTGCTGGTGATGCTGACAGCAATCTTCGTGCTGGTGCGTCTCGTTCCAGGTGATGCGGCATCCGTCATCCTCGGCGACCAGGCAACCGAAGCCTCGCTTCGGGCGATGCGAGCCCGGCTCGGGCTCGATCAGCCGATCCTGGTCCAATACCTTCACTTCCTCGGAGAGGTGCTTACCGGAAATCTCGGGCAATCGCTGAGCAGCGGCCGGACGGTCGTTCAGGAGGTCCTGCTGGTGTTGCCCTCCACGATCCAACTTACCTTGGCGGCCATCGTGATTGGAATCGTCCTGGGTCTGCCGCTTGGAATTCTCGCGGCGCTCGGCCGCAACAGCTGGATCGACTACGTTTCGCGGCTGGTCTCGTTGGTCGGACTCTCGTTCCCAGCGTTTGTGTCAGGCATCCTTTTGCTCATCGTATTCGCAATCCATCTGGGGTGGTTCCCGGTTCTCACGTCCGACAGCACCGATCCGTTCGAACGGTTGCGAAGCCTTGCCTTGCCTGCGCTGAATCTCGGCTTGATCCTGATGGCCTATGTCGTGCGTGTCACGCGGTCATCCATGCTGGGAGTTCTTGGCGAGGATTACATCCGCACAGCGCGCGCGAAGGGGGTAACTCCCACGCGGCTGGTCATGCGACACGCTCTGCGCAATGGCCTCATTCCGGTGGTGACCGTTGTTGGCCTCTACTTCGGTACGTTGATCGGAAATTCGGTGCTGACGGAGATCATCTTCAACCGGCCGGGCCTCGGCAAGCTGATCTTCGGGGCACTCAACTCTCGCGACTATACGCTGCTTGAGGGGCTGATGATCATCTTTGCCATCTGCGTCATCGTCGTGAATACGCTGACGGACATTACCTATGGGCTTATCGATCCGCGGGTGAAGTACAAATGA
- a CDS encoding FAD-dependent oxidoreductase, protein MSTTDVLIVGAGPAGMTAAITARRYGIDVLVVDDQTSPGGQIWRSVETQAATPRGAILGRTYQDGKATTDAFRASGARYEPRTQLWQIEPGFRAFVTHDGKARTIEARAIILATGAQERPAPFPGWTLPGVLTVGAAQVLLKAAGQIPSKPVWVAGCGPLPLLYLVQLLNAGGQIAGYLDTTPAGSHWAALRHLPNALRASGALLKGLAWMAALRYRRVPVIRHVIDLQAHGSDRIESISYRTADGREKTVSADNLFVHEGVVPNVHAPLGLGCAVEWRDEQDCYVPVLDQWGETTKAGVFIAGDGAGIAGAKAAQFRGALAAQRLAVKLGYVDEQIVIKDALRVQKSLARELALRPFLDTMFRPRGRIFSPSDETVICRCEEVTAGEVRAMAQIGGSGPNQIKAFTRAGMGPCQGRQCGYTVTRILAEIQNCPAREIGFYRVRPPLKPVTLGELATLDQKEEVL, encoded by the coding sequence ATGAGCACCACCGATGTTCTCATCGTAGGGGCTGGCCCTGCAGGCATGACAGCGGCCATCACGGCTCGCCGCTATGGAATTGACGTTCTGGTTGTGGACGATCAGACTTCGCCTGGCGGGCAGATCTGGCGCTCGGTCGAAACTCAAGCCGCGACACCAAGGGGGGCCATCCTTGGACGGACTTATCAGGACGGAAAGGCGACGACCGACGCATTCCGCGCCAGCGGAGCGCGGTACGAGCCCCGTACACAGCTTTGGCAGATCGAACCCGGCTTTCGTGCCTTCGTGACCCATGATGGCAAAGCCCGGACGATCGAGGCGCGTGCCATCATCCTTGCAACCGGCGCCCAGGAAAGGCCTGCTCCCTTCCCAGGCTGGACACTCCCGGGAGTCCTCACGGTGGGTGCCGCTCAGGTCCTCTTGAAGGCCGCCGGGCAGATCCCCTCCAAGCCAGTCTGGGTCGCTGGTTGCGGCCCGTTGCCGCTTCTCTATCTCGTTCAGTTGCTCAACGCCGGAGGTCAGATCGCCGGCTATCTGGACACGACACCGGCCGGGAGTCATTGGGCGGCGCTCCGGCATCTGCCGAATGCCCTGCGTGCCAGTGGGGCGCTCCTCAAGGGGCTTGCGTGGATGGCCGCTCTTCGATACCGGCGCGTGCCCGTCATCCGTCATGTCATTGACCTGCAGGCGCACGGATCGGACCGGATCGAATCCATCAGCTATCGAACGGCCGACGGACGGGAGAAGACCGTTTCCGCGGATAATCTGTTTGTGCATGAGGGCGTCGTGCCGAATGTTCACGCGCCGCTGGGGTTGGGCTGCGCGGTCGAATGGCGTGACGAGCAGGATTGCTACGTGCCGGTTCTCGATCAATGGGGTGAAACAACCAAAGCCGGCGTCTTCATTGCCGGGGACGGCGCGGGCATTGCTGGTGCGAAGGCCGCGCAATTTCGTGGGGCGCTCGCAGCACAAAGGCTGGCAGTCAAGCTCGGCTATGTGGACGAGCAGATCGTGATCAAGGACGCATTGCGCGTTCAAAAGAGCCTGGCTCGCGAACTTGCGTTGCGGCCCTTTCTTGACACCATGTTCAGGCCCCGCGGCAGGATTTTCAGTCCGTCCGATGAGACCGTCATATGTCGCTGCGAGGAGGTCACCGCAGGAGAGGTCCGTGCGATGGCGCAGATCGGCGGCTCCGGCCCGAACCAGATCAAGGCCTTCACGCGTGCAGGAATGGGCCCGTGCCAGGGGCGGCAATGCGGTTATACCGTCACCCGCATCCTCGCGGAGATCCAGAATTGTCCTGCAAGGGAGATCGGCTTTTATCGCGTCAGGCCTCCGCTCAAGCCCGTGACCCTTGGAGAACTGGCCACACTCGATCAAAAGGAGGAGGTGTTGTGA
- a CDS encoding (2Fe-2S)-binding protein translates to MFRKLHESAEAVTIYVEGKPVAAEPGESLAAVLLRQAVVWSRPTPVKGSRRAPYCMIGVCFDCLAQVDGVASVQTCMTPVQEGMKVERQQRKRCLPS, encoded by the coding sequence ATGTTCCGAAAGCTGCATGAGTCCGCTGAGGCCGTGACGATCTATGTCGAAGGCAAGCCTGTCGCGGCGGAGCCGGGCGAAAGCCTGGCAGCTGTCCTGCTCCGGCAGGCTGTCGTCTGGTCGCGTCCCACGCCGGTGAAGGGGAGCAGGCGAGCTCCTTATTGCATGATCGGCGTCTGCTTCGACTGTCTCGCTCAGGTGGATGGAGTTGCCTCGGTTCAGACCTGCATGACTCCGGTGCAGGAGGGGATGAAGGTTGAGCGCCAGCAGCGCAAGCGGTGCTTGCCCTCATGA
- a CDS encoding NAD(P)/FAD-dependent oxidoreductase has product MHPEIIVIGAGTVGASIAYGLARRQCRVLVLDGDDRDHRAARANFGLVWLQGKGQNMPAYQQLSRRSVDMWSDFASELTDLAGLDLQYEQNGGLAFCLGDDAFEKRRSDLQRLHNQLGGAEADWRMLDRSELTRLLPNVRLGPDVTGASFGQRDGHANPLQLLAALHAGILRLGGDLRRNAAVRQIAPSEAGFTVAFGNEIVSAPRVLIAAGLGSQALARQVGLEIPLRPQRGQILVTERLEPFLPLPTSGLRQTREGTVMIGATHEETGFDSSATATAAADLSRRTLRIVPGLAEAKLVRQWAGLRIMTPDGCPVYAQSQKHRGAFVALCHSGVTLAALHSTVLADAILAGQLPGSLDIFHQSRFDVPKAA; this is encoded by the coding sequence ATGCATCCTGAGATAATAGTTATCGGTGCTGGCACGGTCGGTGCTTCGATTGCTTATGGGCTTGCGCGGAGACAATGCCGGGTGCTCGTGCTCGACGGTGACGATCGCGACCATCGCGCGGCACGGGCTAATTTCGGCCTTGTTTGGCTGCAGGGCAAAGGCCAGAACATGCCGGCCTATCAGCAGCTGTCACGCCGTAGCGTCGACATGTGGTCCGACTTTGCATCGGAACTCACTGATTTGGCCGGCTTGGATCTTCAATACGAGCAGAATGGCGGTTTGGCGTTCTGCCTCGGAGACGACGCGTTCGAGAAGCGCCGCTCGGATCTTCAGCGGTTGCACAATCAGCTCGGCGGAGCGGAGGCGGATTGGCGGATGCTCGATCGCTCTGAACTGACGAGGCTGCTTCCGAACGTTCGATTGGGACCTGACGTGACCGGCGCCAGCTTCGGCCAGCGGGACGGGCATGCCAATCCGCTTCAGCTCCTTGCGGCTCTTCATGCCGGAATTCTGCGTCTGGGCGGAGATCTGCGTCGAAACGCTGCGGTGCGGCAGATCGCGCCCAGCGAGGCGGGCTTTACCGTGGCGTTCGGAAACGAGATCGTCAGTGCGCCGCGCGTGCTCATCGCCGCGGGTCTCGGCTCTCAGGCGCTCGCGCGGCAAGTGGGTCTTGAAATCCCGCTGCGGCCTCAGCGAGGGCAGATCCTGGTGACCGAGCGCCTTGAACCATTTCTGCCTCTCCCGACGAGTGGCTTGCGTCAAACCCGGGAAGGTACGGTCATGATCGGGGCAACCCATGAGGAGACCGGCTTTGACAGCTCGGCGACCGCGACCGCGGCGGCAGATCTCAGCCGGCGGACGCTTCGCATCGTGCCGGGGCTTGCCGAGGCGAAACTGGTCCGGCAGTGGGCCGGGTTGCGCATCATGACTCCTGATGGGTGCCCCGTCTACGCTCAGTCGCAGAAGCATCGGGGAGCCTTCGTGGCGTTGTGCCATTCAGGCGTCACGCTCGCGGCTCTGCATTCCACCGTTCTGGCCGATGCGATCTTGGCCGGGCAATTGCCGGGTTCGCTCGATATCTTTCACCAGAGTCGTTTTGATGTTCCGAAAGCTGCATGA